One window from the genome of Fibrobacter sp. UWB4 encodes:
- a CDS encoding TIGR02147 family protein: METGENRIVEPDVLLYTNYRVFLRDYYEFKKKTVPAFSLRFFAEKAGLSSHAHLKLTIDGKRNITKNTVVKLIHGLGLDGQRAAYFESLVFFNQAQTDADKQVYYAQLLKASPRSKLHKMDSAQLRIFREWHHSAILEMVALKDFRPVPDWISKRLGGLVTPAQVMESLKLLVELGLLVKTANGYRQRDPLITTDDEVQDLMVKMYHLQMLKLSADMLSALPAAQRDVSALTFSIKREDFPNLKKHLQLMRKELLDFSAKAGEAEEVVQINIQLYPLTRGV; the protein is encoded by the coding sequence ATGGAAACAGGAGAAAATCGCATAGTTGAACCTGATGTTTTGTTGTACACGAACTATCGTGTATTTTTGCGGGATTATTACGAGTTCAAGAAGAAGACGGTTCCGGCGTTCAGCCTCCGGTTCTTCGCGGAAAAGGCTGGGCTTTCGAGCCATGCCCATCTCAAGCTCACGATTGACGGCAAGCGGAATATTACAAAGAACACGGTTGTAAAGCTTATTCACGGTCTCGGATTGGATGGCCAGCGAGCTGCATATTTTGAAAGTCTAGTTTTTTTCAATCAGGCCCAGACGGATGCGGATAAGCAGGTCTACTACGCCCAGCTTTTGAAGGCGAGTCCGCGCTCCAAGCTGCACAAAATGGATTCTGCTCAGCTTCGTATTTTCCGCGAATGGCATCATTCTGCGATTCTTGAGATGGTGGCTCTCAAGGATTTTCGGCCTGTTCCCGACTGGATTTCGAAACGTCTTGGCGGTCTTGTGACGCCTGCCCAGGTGATGGAGTCGCTCAAGCTTCTCGTTGAACTTGGACTTCTGGTGAAGACTGCTAACGGCTACCGGCAGCGCGACCCCTTGATTACGACGGACGATGAAGTCCAGGATCTGATGGTCAAGATGTATCATCTGCAGATGCTGAAGCTCTCGGCGGACATGCTTTCGGCGCTTCCGGCTGCTCAAAGGGATGTTTCGGCGCTGACTTTTAGCATTAAGCGCGAAGATTTCCCGAATTTGAAAAAACATTTGCAACTTATGCGCAAAGAACTGCTAGATTTCTCTGCAAAAGCGGGAGAAGCTGAAGAGGTTGTGCAAATCAACATCCAGCTTTACCCTCTTACACGAGGAGTATGA
- a CDS encoding GNAT family N-acetyltransferase, whose amino-acid sequence MSDCLDNELCEFTLQEVVGDRVLLRPLVDADVQPLFELIEGSREFLSVHLPWPAEECFTPEDIASKIDAWDLQAQMANGACWGVFEKASQKIAGCIMLGWVQWKNRSATVSYWLGKDFCGRGLATEALLLVAGESFAMGLNRLELTAAVNNPKSAAVARRAGFAEEGICREYERLHGRFEDHVRFSLLAKDF is encoded by the coding sequence ATGAGCGATTGTTTAGACAATGAACTTTGCGAATTTACGCTGCAAGAGGTTGTGGGCGACCGCGTTCTGCTGCGGCCGCTTGTCGATGCGGACGTGCAGCCTCTGTTCGAGTTGATTGAAGGCTCTCGCGAGTTCTTGTCGGTGCATTTGCCGTGGCCTGCTGAGGAATGCTTTACTCCCGAAGATATTGCCTCGAAAATTGATGCTTGGGACTTGCAGGCGCAGATGGCTAACGGCGCTTGCTGGGGCGTTTTCGAGAAGGCTTCGCAAAAAATCGCGGGTTGCATTATGCTTGGCTGGGTGCAGTGGAAAAACCGCTCGGCGACTGTGAGCTATTGGCTCGGCAAGGATTTTTGCGGGCGTGGGCTTGCGACTGAAGCGCTTTTGCTCGTGGCGGGCGAATCTTTTGCGATGGGGCTGAACCGCCTCGAACTGACGGCGGCGGTCAACAACCCGAAGAGTGCCGCCGTTGCCCGCCGTGCCGGATTTGCGGAAGAAGGAATCTGTCGTGAGTACGAGCGTCTCCACGGGCGCTTCGAAGACCATGTCCGCTTTTCGCTTCTCGCGAAAGATTTTTAA